Proteins from one Terriglobus tenax genomic window:
- the hpf gene encoding ribosome hibernation-promoting factor, HPF/YfiA family — MQVEYTARKIVVTKKLKAQAEEGLKRIEKLVDGSAKIHIFFNCEKYRCSVEISLKTKLKDIAAQCVSPEAETALHDALDKIEKQVLKLKKTIVTKKRHPKGEKATAGTIRLSGDEARAATDNVKAAPGPKKSKANGSANGKLSVVTHSFPQTGASLPEPHVIRSLDSMAMRPMTLEEALKEAAYRDKDVFVFRNRGGQLLVLHRMRDGKMELIETPA; from the coding sequence ATGCAAGTGGAATACACCGCACGAAAGATCGTCGTCACCAAGAAACTCAAGGCCCAGGCAGAAGAGGGGCTGAAGCGTATTGAGAAACTGGTCGATGGCTCGGCTAAGATCCACATCTTTTTCAACTGCGAGAAATACCGCTGCAGCGTGGAAATCTCCCTGAAAACCAAGCTGAAGGATATTGCAGCGCAGTGTGTTTCTCCTGAGGCGGAAACAGCTCTGCACGATGCGCTCGACAAGATCGAGAAGCAGGTGCTCAAGCTGAAGAAGACCATCGTCACTAAAAAGCGCCATCCCAAGGGGGAGAAGGCGACCGCCGGCACCATCCGCCTGAGCGGAGACGAGGCCCGCGCCGCGACCGACAATGTAAAGGCCGCGCCGGGGCCGAAGAAGTCCAAAGCCAACGGCAGCGCCAACGGAAAGCTGTCTGTCGTGACCCATAGCTTTCCGCAGACCGGCGCCAGCCTGCCGGAACCCCACGTCATCCGTTCCCTGGATTCCATGGCCATGCGTCCCATGACGCTGGAAGAGGCGCTGAAAGAAGCCGCCTACCGCGATAAGGATGTCTTTGTCTTCCGCAACCGCGGCGGACAGTTGCTCGTCCTGCACCGCATGCGCGACGGCAAGATGGAGCTGATCGAGACTCCGGCGTAG
- the rapZ gene encoding RNase adapter RapZ, with amino-acid sequence MPKKAARVSSKKKKPDTKDELVILTGLSGSGKLSALKTFEDLGFYSVDNLPLELVPRFADLVRQSHEITRAALVVDVREGMKLEAFPAILKDVRKVLETKVVFLEATDEVLLRRFSETRRPHPLGRNDTVLQSIQRERQRLDPVRNVADIILDTSKFNVHELRAHINQQFDRDAHGQSLLISSISFGFKNGVPPEADLVFDVRFLPNPHFIPEFRKETGLNPKVARYVKRFPQTKEFLDKTSDLLKFLLPFYVKEGKSYLTIAFGCTGGQHRSVAIAEEMKKRLESEGYRVKSGHRDMPR; translated from the coding sequence ATGCCGAAGAAGGCTGCTCGCGTTTCCTCGAAGAAGAAAAAGCCGGACACAAAGGACGAGCTCGTCATCCTGACGGGCTTGTCCGGTTCCGGCAAGCTCAGCGCACTCAAGACCTTTGAAGACCTTGGCTTCTACTCCGTAGACAACCTCCCCCTGGAGCTGGTGCCGCGATTTGCCGATCTTGTCCGGCAGTCGCATGAGATCACCCGCGCCGCTCTGGTCGTGGACGTGCGCGAGGGCATGAAGCTCGAGGCCTTTCCCGCCATCCTGAAAGACGTCCGCAAAGTGCTGGAGACGAAGGTCGTCTTCCTGGAAGCCACCGACGAGGTGCTTCTGCGCCGCTTCAGCGAGACCCGCCGTCCGCATCCTCTGGGCCGCAACGATACCGTGCTGCAGTCCATCCAGCGCGAGCGTCAGCGGCTGGATCCTGTGCGTAACGTCGCCGACATCATCCTGGACACCAGCAAGTTCAATGTCCATGAGCTGCGCGCACATATCAACCAGCAGTTTGACCGCGACGCCCACGGGCAGAGCCTGCTGATCAGCTCCATCAGCTTCGGCTTCAAGAACGGCGTCCCGCCGGAGGCCGACCTGGTCTTCGACGTCCGCTTCCTGCCCAATCCGCACTTCATCCCGGAGTTCCGCAAGGAGACGGGCCTCAACCCCAAGGTCGCCCGCTACGTAAAGCGCTTCCCCCAGACGAAAGAGTTCCTGGACAAGACCTCGGACCTGCTGAAGTTTCTTCTGCCCTTCTATGTGAAGGAAGGCAAAAGCTACCTGACCATCGCCTTCGGCTGCACGGGAGGCCAGCATCGCTCCGTTGCCATTGCCGAAGAGATGAAGAAGCGCCTGGAATCCGAAGGCTACCGCGTCAAAAGCGGCCACCGCGACATGCCCCGCTAG
- a CDS encoding ABC transporter ATP-binding protein, with the protein MKRIWRLMLYARPYLLYSLASVVLMAVVGAMAAFRILLVKPIFDSVLTPDAPPGNVLLFHIPYWNLTLNLQWLVPSHFHNAWTVVAYALVCSAVLKSVCDYIGTYLVNYAGFGMITDLRNDLYNAVLRRSVAFFQKHTTGTLLSTLINDIERVQMAMSTVLSEMLQQFFTLVWTIVVVILMGGKLSWILLIFVPVVISSARRIGRSVRTTTRKGQDKLAEIQNILHETITGNRIVKAFGMELWEMNRFRRAARRLFRANLKSVSVQAISSPLMDAIGSVAIASLLLLGRGRILHHEMTAGSFISFLVATFTLYDPVRKFAMFYNSFQQALGASEEIFRFMDAQDDVREKKKALPLPGFENEIRFDNVGFAYDADEGKKQVLGGIQLEVRRGEVIAFVGPSGAGKSTLVNLIPRFFDVTEGAITVDGHDLRDVTIASLRTLIGKVTQETVLFNDTVRNNIAYGQPDVPLERVQQAAKAALAHDFIERMPHGYDTMIGEKGTRLSGGERQRLAIARAILKDAPILILDEATSALDTESESLVQAALANLMQGRTVFVIAHRLSTVRRADRIAVIDRGQITEIGSHDQLLRSNGTYKRLYDLQFANDPAPETGTEGIA; encoded by the coding sequence TTGAAGCGTATCTGGCGGCTGATGCTCTATGCGCGGCCTTATCTGCTGTACTCGCTCGCTTCGGTCGTGCTCATGGCGGTCGTCGGAGCCATGGCGGCCTTCCGCATCCTTCTGGTCAAGCCCATCTTTGACAGCGTGCTGACGCCCGATGCTCCTCCGGGCAACGTCCTGCTCTTTCATATTCCGTACTGGAACCTGACTCTCAACCTCCAATGGCTTGTTCCCAGCCACTTCCATAACGCATGGACGGTCGTCGCTTACGCGCTGGTCTGCTCGGCGGTGCTCAAAAGCGTCTGCGATTACATCGGCACCTACCTGGTCAACTACGCCGGCTTCGGCATGATCACGGATCTGCGCAACGACCTCTACAACGCCGTCCTGCGCCGCAGCGTCGCCTTCTTCCAGAAGCACACCACCGGCACCCTGCTCTCCACGCTCATCAATGACATCGAGCGCGTGCAGATGGCCATGTCCACCGTCCTCAGCGAAATGCTGCAGCAGTTCTTTACTCTGGTTTGGACCATCGTCGTTGTCATCCTGATGGGCGGCAAGCTCAGCTGGATCCTGTTGATCTTCGTCCCGGTTGTCATCAGCTCCGCGCGCCGTATCGGACGCAGCGTACGCACCACCACCCGCAAAGGCCAGGACAAGCTGGCCGAAATCCAGAACATCCTGCACGAGACCATCACAGGCAACCGCATCGTCAAGGCCTTCGGCATGGAACTGTGGGAGATGAACCGCTTCCGCCGCGCCGCGCGCCGTCTCTTCCGCGCCAACCTCAAGAGCGTCAGCGTGCAGGCCATCAGCTCGCCGTTGATGGACGCCATCGGCTCGGTCGCCATCGCTTCGCTTCTGCTGCTTGGCCGCGGCCGCATCCTGCACCATGAGATGACCGCCGGCTCATTCATCTCGTTCCTTGTCGCTACCTTCACCCTGTATGATCCGGTGCGCAAGTTCGCCATGTTCTACAACAGCTTTCAACAGGCGCTCGGAGCCAGCGAAGAGATCTTCCGCTTCATGGACGCGCAGGACGATGTGCGCGAGAAGAAGAAAGCGCTTCCGCTGCCGGGCTTTGAGAACGAGATCCGCTTCGACAACGTGGGCTTTGCCTACGACGCGGATGAGGGCAAGAAGCAGGTGCTTGGCGGCATTCAGCTTGAGGTAAGACGCGGCGAGGTCATTGCTTTTGTCGGTCCCAGCGGAGCCGGCAAGTCCACGCTGGTGAACCTGATTCCGCGCTTCTTCGACGTGACCGAGGGCGCCATCACGGTCGACGGCCACGACCTGCGCGACGTCACCATCGCCTCTCTGCGTACGCTGATCGGCAAGGTGACGCAGGAGACCGTTCTGTTCAACGACACGGTTCGCAACAACATTGCCTACGGCCAGCCGGACGTCCCTCTGGAGCGCGTGCAGCAGGCGGCAAAGGCCGCCCTGGCGCATGACTTTATTGAGCGCATGCCCCACGGTTACGACACGATGATCGGTGAAAAAGGAACGCGCCTCTCCGGCGGAGAGCGTCAGCGCCTTGCCATTGCGCGCGCCATCCTGAAGGACGCTCCCATCCTCATCCTCGACGAGGCGACCTCCGCTCTGGACACCGAGAGCGAGTCGCTGGTGCAGGCCGCGCTGGCCAACCTGATGCAGGGCCGTACTGTCTTCGTCATCGCCCACCGGCTCAGCACCGTGCGCCGCGCTGACCGCATTGCTGTCATCGATCGCGGACAGATTACCGAGATCGGCTCGCATGATCAGTTGCTGCGCAGCAACGGCACCTACAAACGGCTCTACGACCTGCAATTTGCCAACGACCCGGCTCCGGAGACCGGAACGGAAGGAATCGCATGA
- a CDS encoding YicC/YloC family endoribonuclease, with protein sequence MSTAYSMTGFARIQGSIQEGIGFTLSLKSVNHRFLDLHMRLPNGCDALEMQLRRLLKEQLRRGHVEITLQIDRQRQRTLQYDRAVVAAYVETYRRAAEENNLPGDPDLASILRMPGVFSAEAEDNELKPEQIEAAVVAEVAPLIASLKDMRALEGAALVADLDACMVRIAAVADEVNTLRTDVRASYYERIRTRIAELTEGTGVSEERLLSEAAVLAERSDVEEEIVRLKTHVDHFRGLLAAGGELGKKLDFLLQELNREANTLLSKTSGANTANGLRITELGLELKTVIEKAREQVQNLE encoded by the coding sequence ATGAGCACCGCTTATTCCATGACCGGCTTTGCCCGCATTCAGGGCAGCATTCAGGAGGGCATCGGCTTCACGCTCTCCCTCAAAAGCGTCAACCACCGCTTCCTTGACCTGCACATGCGCCTTCCCAACGGCTGCGACGCTTTGGAGATGCAGCTCCGCAGGCTGCTGAAGGAGCAGCTTCGCCGCGGCCACGTGGAGATCACCCTGCAGATCGACCGGCAGCGCCAGCGCACGCTGCAGTATGACCGCGCCGTGGTCGCCGCCTATGTTGAGACGTATCGTCGCGCCGCGGAAGAGAACAACCTCCCCGGCGATCCCGATCTTGCCAGCATCCTGCGCATGCCCGGCGTCTTTTCGGCTGAAGCGGAAGATAATGAGCTGAAGCCCGAACAGATTGAAGCCGCGGTGGTAGCCGAGGTCGCTCCCCTGATCGCCTCGCTCAAAGACATGCGGGCCCTGGAAGGCGCTGCCCTGGTTGCCGATCTGGACGCCTGCATGGTGCGCATTGCCGCCGTGGCCGATGAGGTGAACACGCTGCGCACCGATGTCCGCGCCAGCTACTACGAGCGCATTCGCACCCGCATCGCGGAGCTGACAGAAGGCACCGGCGTCAGCGAGGAGCGCCTGCTTTCGGAAGCCGCCGTGCTGGCCGAACGCAGCGATGTGGAAGAAGAGATCGTCCGCCTGAAGACCCACGTCGACCACTTCCGCGGACTCCTGGCTGCCGGCGGCGAACTCGGCAAAAAGCTCGACTTTCTGCTGCAGGAACTCAACCGCGAGGCCAACACCCTGCTCTCCAAGACCAGCGGAGCAAACACCGCCAATGGCCTGCGCATCACCGAACTCGGCCTGGAACTGAAGACCGTCATCGAAAAGGCAAGAGAACAGGTACAGAACCTCGAGTAG
- the gmk gene encoding guanylate kinase, producing the protein MAGILFIISAPSGSGKSTLVSGVRSIVAGLEFSVSYTTRSPRGSEVDGEAYHFTTRENFEAMIARGEFLEYAEVFGNYYGTARSALDQARKNDHDLLLDIDVQGAMQVMEKMPEAVSIFILPPSPQVLEMRLRNRSAAENMRDESVIQRRLTEARNELQYLTRYKYAVVNDVLDQAITELRAIVVTERGEEGRFLGDLSQSCRTSIMSDRLKSSLVSFTH; encoded by the coding sequence ATGGCTGGCATTCTTTTCATCATCTCTGCGCCTTCGGGCTCTGGTAAGTCCACGCTGGTTTCCGGTGTGCGTTCCATCGTCGCCGGACTCGAGTTCTCCGTCTCCTACACCACGCGCTCCCCGCGCGGGTCCGAGGTCGACGGGGAGGCCTACCACTTCACCACGCGCGAAAACTTTGAAGCCATGATCGCCCGCGGCGAGTTTCTGGAATACGCCGAGGTCTTCGGCAATTACTACGGCACCGCCCGCTCCGCCCTGGACCAGGCCCGCAAAAACGATCACGACCTCCTGCTCGACATCGACGTGCAGGGCGCCATGCAGGTGATGGAGAAGATGCCTGAAGCCGTCTCCATCTTCATCCTTCCGCCCAGCCCGCAGGTGCTGGAGATGCGCCTGCGCAATCGTTCCGCCGCAGAGAACATGCGCGACGAGTCCGTCATCCAGCGCCGCCTGACCGAGGCCCGCAACGAACTGCAGTACCTCACCCGGTACAAGTACGCCGTCGTCAATGACGTGCTCGATCAGGCCATCACCGAGCTGCGCGCCATCGTCGTTACCGAGCGCGGGGAAGAAGGCCGGTTCCTCGGCGACCTATCGCAGTCCTGCCGCACCTCCATCATGTCTGACCGCCTGAAGAGCTCCCTCGTCAGCTTCACCCACTAA
- the rpoZ gene encoding DNA-directed RNA polymerase subunit omega, translating into MDPKLVNKYSLVKGAARRARQLQSGATPLIASKSMKACRVAQDEINAGHVKFIVPKTELKPDIQSVL; encoded by the coding sequence ATGGATCCTAAGCTCGTCAATAAGTACAGCCTGGTCAAGGGTGCGGCCCGTCGTGCGCGTCAACTGCAGTCCGGCGCCACGCCGCTGATCGCATCCAAGTCGATGAAGGCCTGCCGCGTCGCGCAGGATGAAATCAATGCCGGGCATGTAAAGTTCATCGTTCCCAAGACTGAGCTGAAGCCCGACATCCAATCCGTGCTTTAA
- a CDS encoding uracil-DNA glycosylase: MSVTPEAAARLRAYLAYFRDLGVHEFYRWSEPAAQALEPAAAVEAPAPSIAAATGVLPPATPPVVAPPLEIDDRELQPAHMLPPSLREPPAPALRSFDDLVPLPATTIPAADRPAALKVIQDEIGDCTRCPLAYGGRRKIVFADGDPNTELMFIGEGPGADEDAQGLPFVGKAGQLLNNMINAMGLKREQVYIANIVKCRPPANRTPEYVEASTCSQFLIKQIDVVQPKVIVALGSTAATYLLGRKQALAGLRGSFHSARGAKVAVTYHPAFLLREPRMKGEAWKDLQMVMRELGLKPPVKQ, from the coding sequence ATGAGTGTTACGCCTGAGGCAGCTGCGCGGCTGCGAGCCTATCTTGCCTACTTCCGCGACCTCGGCGTACATGAGTTCTACCGCTGGAGCGAGCCCGCCGCACAGGCGCTTGAACCTGCTGCGGCCGTTGAAGCGCCCGCGCCCTCCATCGCTGCTGCCACCGGCGTTCTCCCGCCTGCCACGCCTCCTGTTGTTGCTCCCCCGCTGGAGATCGACGACCGCGAGCTGCAACCGGCACACATGCTTCCACCGTCGCTGCGCGAGCCTCCTGCGCCTGCGCTGCGTTCTTTTGACGATCTGGTTCCTCTGCCCGCCACAACCATTCCCGCGGCCGATCGCCCCGCTGCCCTGAAGGTTATCCAGGACGAGATTGGCGACTGCACACGCTGCCCGCTGGCCTACGGTGGACGCCGTAAGATCGTCTTCGCGGACGGCGACCCGAACACGGAGTTGATGTTTATCGGCGAAGGTCCCGGAGCGGATGAAGATGCGCAGGGCTTGCCCTTCGTCGGCAAGGCCGGTCAGTTGCTCAACAACATGATCAACGCCATGGGCCTGAAGCGCGAGCAGGTGTACATCGCGAATATCGTGAAGTGCCGTCCCCCGGCCAACCGCACTCCGGAGTACGTGGAAGCCTCCACCTGCTCCCAGTTCCTGATCAAACAAATTGACGTGGTGCAGCCAAAGGTCATCGTCGCTCTCGGCTCCACCGCCGCAACCTACCTTCTGGGACGCAAGCAGGCGCTGGCCGGGCTGCGCGGCAGCTTCCACTCCGCGCGTGGTGCTAAGGTGGCTGTGACCTATCACCCCGCTTTTCTGCTGCGCGAGCCGCGCATGAAGGGCGAGGCATGGAAAGACCTGCAGATGGTCATGCGCGAACTGGGCCTGAAGCCGCCCGTCAAACAGTAA
- a CDS encoding 2-keto-4-pentenoate hydratase: MSQNVLTAARESELLSLANLLLDARRTGRTIDALPENLVPTSQQEAYFVQDQMAEAYGEIGGYKVGAPSPTAEPFFAPMPAAWMSESSVTLTGPGHRLRILEGEVAFRFGKDLPPRSTPYTYDEIAAAIASANAVIEILESAFTDPKTTPSLAVSADMQYHGAFVHGPAFENWQTIDWATESVELVVDGVVREQRTGSNPGGTDLFRLLSYVVNEGAARTGGLRAGQWVTTGSWTGNTPASSDAEASVKFTHSARVKLYYAS, from the coding sequence ATGTCGCAGAACGTCCTTACCGCCGCCCGTGAGTCTGAGCTGCTTTCGCTTGCCAACCTGCTTCTGGATGCCCGCCGCACCGGCAGGACCATCGACGCTCTGCCGGAGAATCTTGTCCCCACTTCGCAGCAGGAAGCTTACTTCGTGCAGGACCAGATGGCCGAGGCCTACGGTGAGATTGGCGGCTACAAGGTCGGCGCTCCCTCGCCCACCGCGGAGCCCTTCTTCGCACCCATGCCGGCAGCCTGGATGTCCGAGTCCAGCGTAACGCTGACGGGGCCAGGCCACCGCCTGCGCATCCTCGAAGGCGAGGTCGCCTTCCGCTTCGGCAAAGACCTGCCGCCGCGCAGCACACCGTACACCTACGACGAGATTGCGGCGGCGATCGCCTCCGCAAACGCGGTCATTGAAATTCTGGAGTCGGCTTTCACCGATCCGAAGACCACGCCGAGCCTCGCCGTCTCCGCCGACATGCAGTACCACGGAGCCTTTGTGCATGGGCCCGCCTTTGAAAACTGGCAGACCATTGACTGGGCTACCGAATCCGTCGAGCTCGTCGTCGATGGCGTCGTGCGCGAACAGCGCACCGGTTCCAACCCCGGCGGTACGGATCTCTTCCGCCTGCTCTCCTATGTCGTGAATGAAGGCGCAGCCCGTACCGGTGGCCTCCGCGCCGGGCAATGGGTGACCACTGGCTCATGGACGGGCAACACGCCTGCCTCCTCAGACGCTGAGGCCTCCGTGAAATTCACGCATTCAGCAAGGGTTAAGCTTTATTACGCAAGCTAG
- a CDS encoding c-type cytochrome has translation MRPALALGLGIVLGILVVPAAIYLYFALGNPPVAVADDAFPFEKQIVRVPLHARIEAEMPKEPAIPATDENLVAGASIYREQCASCHGLKGRKSSFGAAMYPSTPQLWEKHRNGVVGVSDDPAGMTYWRVKNGIRLTGMPSYQKLLNETQMWQVSLLLSKADKPLPAAAEEAVSKPIGQ, from the coding sequence ATGCGCCCCGCCCTTGCTCTCGGTCTCGGAATCGTACTCGGCATTCTGGTTGTGCCGGCAGCCATCTACCTCTACTTCGCTCTGGGCAATCCTCCGGTAGCTGTCGCGGATGATGCGTTTCCGTTTGAGAAGCAGATCGTCCGCGTGCCGCTGCATGCCCGCATCGAAGCCGAGATGCCGAAAGAGCCCGCAATTCCGGCCACGGATGAAAATCTTGTCGCGGGTGCGTCAATCTACCGCGAGCAGTGCGCCTCCTGCCACGGCTTGAAGGGACGCAAATCCAGCTTCGGCGCGGCCATGTATCCCAGCACGCCACAGCTGTGGGAGAAGCACCGCAACGGGGTGGTCGGCGTCAGCGACGACCCCGCCGGCATGACCTACTGGCGCGTCAAGAACGGCATCCGTCTCACCGGCATGCCGTCGTATCAAAAGCTCCTGAACGAGACCCAGATGTGGCAGGTCTCACTGCTGCTCTCCAAAGCCGACAAACCTCTGCCCGCCGCCGCGGAAGAGGCCGTCTCCAAACCCATCGGCCAATAG
- a CDS encoding LysE family translocator: MHASQLGLYIATVFILAIAPGPDNIQVLVRGISQGRMAGFVAACGFAFGVIFHTTIAAIGLAAVLRASHLAFMLIKYAGAAYLIWIGIKSMRGGALSVASDAPKKSLWLVFRQCVIGNVLNPKVTLFFLVFLPQFVQSNGPRPAVQMMILGAIFMLMAFVVFSTIGIFAGTVGAWLKRNPRAGVWLDRLAGTTFIGLGLKVAFGD, translated from the coding sequence ATGCACGCGTCGCAACTCGGCCTTTACATCGCCACGGTCTTCATCCTCGCCATCGCACCGGGACCGGATAACATCCAGGTTCTCGTTCGCGGTATCTCGCAGGGCCGCATGGCCGGTTTTGTCGCCGCGTGCGGATTCGCCTTCGGTGTCATCTTCCACACCACCATCGCGGCCATTGGACTGGCGGCTGTGCTGCGTGCCTCGCACCTCGCCTTCATGCTCATCAAGTACGCGGGCGCGGCGTATCTCATCTGGATCGGCATCAAGAGCATGCGCGGCGGCGCACTCTCCGTCGCCTCCGACGCACCGAAGAAATCGCTCTGGCTGGTCTTCCGGCAGTGCGTCATCGGCAACGTGCTCAACCCCAAGGTGACTCTCTTCTTCCTCGTCTTCCTGCCGCAGTTTGTTCAATCCAACGGACCTCGCCCAGCCGTGCAGATGATGATCCTTGGCGCCATCTTCATGCTGATGGCCTTCGTCGTCTTCAGCACCATCGGCATCTTCGCAGGGACTGTTGGAGCCTGGCTCAAGCGCAATCCGCGTGCAGGTGTATGGCTTGACCGCCTCGCCGGAACCACCTTCATCGGCCTCGGCCTGAAGGTCGCCTTCGGCGATTAA
- a CDS encoding PQQ-dependent sugar dehydrogenase, producing MKRTSLLVLALFTSGAIAQQVRTGQQAWAGYADEKPGQRWKVTLADLPEPNPGEAVGNGPHLVERPQNAWPVAPAGYKVEVYAQGFEIPRLMRTAPNGDVFLADTGAGTIKVLRGVGADGKASTVETFASHLDQPFGIAFYPLGPNPQYVYVATTKSMYRFPYKNGDLKATAQGELLIDKLYPVAPGTGHSTRDVVFSKDGKRMFVSVGSGSNVDDMDTHPQEEHRADVLEFTPEGKFVKVYAAGIRNCVGEAINPVTGALWCSTNERDNLGNNLVPDYITSVKEDGFYGWPWFYMGGHQDPRHEGKHPELKAKVLTPDVLVQPHMGSLEMMFYEGKQFPGATGDIFAAEHGSWNRKVRAGYEVIRIPMKNGKPTTGEYEDFLTGFVTAEGQVWGRPVGVTTAKDGSLLVADDGSRTIWRVSYTGKK from the coding sequence ATGAAGCGCACCTCCTTGCTCGTATTGGCACTCTTCACTTCAGGCGCAATCGCGCAGCAGGTCCGCACCGGGCAGCAGGCCTGGGCTGGCTATGCCGATGAAAAACCCGGCCAGCGCTGGAAGGTCACCCTCGCCGACCTGCCCGAGCCCAACCCGGGTGAAGCTGTCGGCAACGGACCGCATCTGGTCGAACGCCCGCAGAACGCATGGCCCGTCGCTCCGGCCGGCTACAAGGTAGAGGTCTACGCGCAGGGCTTTGAGATTCCTCGCCTGATGCGCACCGCGCCCAACGGAGATGTCTTCCTGGCAGACACCGGCGCCGGTACCATCAAGGTGCTGCGCGGAGTCGGTGCGGATGGCAAAGCCAGCACGGTGGAGACCTTCGCCAGCCACCTGGACCAGCCCTTCGGCATAGCCTTCTATCCGCTGGGACCGAACCCGCAGTACGTCTACGTGGCCACCACCAAGTCGATGTACCGCTTCCCGTATAAAAACGGCGACCTGAAGGCCACGGCACAGGGCGAGCTGCTGATCGACAAGCTCTATCCCGTCGCCCCCGGAACCGGCCACTCCACCCGCGACGTTGTCTTCTCCAAGGATGGCAAGCGCATGTTCGTCTCCGTCGGCTCCGGCTCCAATGTGGACGACATGGACACGCATCCGCAGGAAGAGCACCGCGCCGATGTGCTGGAGTTCACCCCCGAGGGCAAGTTCGTCAAGGTCTATGCCGCCGGCATCCGCAACTGCGTGGGAGAGGCCATCAACCCCGTCACCGGAGCCCTGTGGTGCTCCACCAACGAGCGCGACAACCTTGGCAACAACCTCGTGCCCGACTACATCACCAGTGTGAAGGAAGACGGCTTCTACGGCTGGCCATGGTTCTACATGGGCGGCCACCAGGACCCGCGCCACGAAGGCAAGCACCCTGAGCTGAAGGCGAAGGTCCTCACGCCCGACGTACTGGTACAGCCCCACATGGGCTCGCTTGAAATGATGTTCTACGAAGGCAAGCAGTTCCCCGGCGCCACCGGAGACATCTTCGCCGCCGAGCATGGCAGCTGGAACCGCAAAGTCCGCGCCGGCTACGAGGTCATCCGCATTCCCATGAAGAACGGCAAGCCCACCACCGGCGAGTATGAAGACTTCCTCACCGGCTTCGTCACCGCCGAAGGCCAAGTCTGGGGCCGCCCCGTCGGCGTCACCACCGCAAAGGACGGCTCCTTATTGGTCGCAGACGACGGCTCCCGGACCATCTGGCGCGTCAGCTACACCGGCAAAAAGTAA
- the msrP gene encoding protein-methionine-sulfoxide reductase catalytic subunit MsrP: MLIKTTTAIPSSEITPQDTFLNRRSFLTGAAAVAGAGIIAPQGLWAATKLSTTPGKFSVSETPTPLKKATSYNNFYEFGTDKGDPAANAHKLKPRPWTIAVEGAIQKPLTFDIDTVQNYRPLEDRVYRFRCVEAWSMVIPWVGYSFSEFVKACSPLPSAKYIQFLSLADRKQMDLPDSSGINWPYSEGLRMDEAMHPLTLLTFGSYGQTLEPQQGAPIRIIVPWKYGFKSAKSIVKIRFLDKMPRTSWNDLAPEEYGFYANVNPKHSHPRWSQASERKIDASLFPKQVATLPFNGYANDVASLYNGMNLDKFY, from the coding sequence ATGCTGATCAAAACCACCACCGCGATCCCGTCCTCTGAGATTACTCCCCAGGACACGTTCCTCAACCGCCGCAGCTTCCTCACCGGGGCCGCCGCCGTCGCCGGAGCCGGGATCATCGCGCCGCAGGGCCTGTGGGCCGCGACCAAACTCAGCACCACGCCCGGCAAGTTCTCAGTCAGCGAGACACCGACTCCTCTCAAGAAGGCCACCAGCTACAACAACTTCTACGAGTTCGGCACTGACAAGGGCGACCCCGCCGCCAACGCCCACAAACTCAAGCCCCGCCCCTGGACCATCGCCGTCGAAGGCGCTATCCAGAAGCCGCTGACCTTCGATATCGACACCGTACAGAACTACCGCCCGCTGGAAGACCGCGTTTACCGCTTCCGTTGCGTCGAGGCGTGGAGCATGGTTATCCCCTGGGTTGGCTATTCCTTCTCGGAGTTCGTGAAGGCGTGCAGCCCGCTGCCCAGCGCCAAGTACATCCAGTTCCTCTCGCTGGCCGACCGCAAGCAGATGGACCTGCCGGACTCCTCCGGCATCAACTGGCCCTACTCCGAAGGCCTGCGCATGGACGAGGCCATGCACCCGCTCACCCTGCTCACCTTCGGCAGTTACGGCCAGACGCTCGAGCCACAGCAGGGTGCCCCTATCCGCATCATCGTGCCGTGGAAGTACGGCTTCAAGTCGGCCAAGTCCATTGTGAAGATCCGCTTCCTCGATAAGATGCCACGCACCTCGTGGAACGACCTCGCGCCGGAGGAGTACGGCTTCTACGCCAACGTCAATCCAAAGCACAGCCATCCGCGCTGGAGCCAGGCCAGCGAGCGCAAAATTGACGCTTCGCTCTTTCCCAAACAGGTGGCCACGCTGCCCTTCAACGGCTACGCCAACGATGTCGCCAGCCTGTACAACGGCATGAACCTCGACAAGTTCTACTAA